One Phaseolus vulgaris cultivar G19833 chromosome 2, P. vulgaris v2.0, whole genome shotgun sequence DNA window includes the following coding sequences:
- the LOC137810598 gene encoding probable pectate lyase 3, with protein sequence MTKLCSIFLLTCLVVTIPTFYANVLEDEEFLDNQTKSFDGYWKGRKQVAEKQNQEAYITDPYSFTINMTNNISDLITGEEKGRRNLAGKQSQDSCLATNPIDRCWRCDPKWSENRKKLADCVQGFGRDTIGGKKGPFYVVTSNLDNDMVNPVPGTLRHAVTRNGPLWIIFAHSMNIRLSQELIVAGDKTIDGRGADIYIVNGAGFTIQFVKNVIIHGIKIFDINAGQGGLIRDSESHYGLRTQSDGDGISIFGSSYIWIDHVSMRNARDGLIDAIQGSTAITISNSHFTDHNEVMLFGASDSHEEDKIMQITLVFNHFGKRLVQRMPRCRFGFIHVVNNDYTHWEMYAIGGSKHPTIISEGNRFVAPDSKDAKQITKREYSLEPEWKKWQWRSIKDEVINGAFFIESGPDLTNRPFTRKDMISSRPGTYVGRLTRHAGSLRCIVGKPC encoded by the exons ATGACTAAATTATGCAGCATCTTTTTATTAACCTGTTTGGTAGTCACCATACCTACCTTCTATGCCAATGTCTTAGAGGATGAGGAGTTTTTGGATAATCAAACTAAATCATTTGATGGATATTGGAAGGGAAGAAAACAAGTTGCAGAAAAACAGAACCAGGAAGCTTATATTACTGACCCATATTCATTCACCATCAACATGACCAATAATATTTCCGA CCTCATAACCGGTGAGGAAAAGGGAAGAAGGAATTTGGCGGGAAAACAATCACAGGATTCATGCTTGGCAACAAACCCGATTGACAGATGTTGGAGGTGTGACCCCAAATGGTCAGAGAACCGCAAGAAGCTGGCAGATTGTGTGCAAGGTTTTGGCAGAGACACTATTGGTGGAAAGAAGGGTCCATTCTATGTGGTAACCAGTAACTTAGATAATGACATGGTGAATCCTGTTCCTGGTACCCTTAGGCATGCGGTAACACGAAATGGACCCTTGTGGATCATCTTTGCTCATAGCATGAACATTAGGCTCAGCCAGGAGCTCATCGTGGCAGGTGACAAGACCATTGATGGAAGAGGAGCTGATATCTACATTGTCAATGGAGCTGGTTTTACCATCCAATTCGTCAAGAATGTGATCATCCATGGAATCAAAATTTTTGACATTAACGCAGGCCAGGGTGGACTTATCAGAGATTCTGAGAGCCACTATGGTCTAAGGACTCAGAGTGATGGTGATGGAATTTCCATCTTTGGCTCTAGTTATATTTGGATTGACCATGTTTCCATGAGAAACGCCAGAGATGGATTGATTGATGCCATTCAGGGTTCCACTGCTATTACCATCTCCAATAGCCATTTCACAGACCACAACGAG GTGATGCTGTTTGGTGCTAGTGACAGCCATGAGGAAGATAAGATAATGCAGATCACTCTGGTATTCAACCACTTTGGTAAGAGATTAGTCCAAAGGATGCCGAGATGCAGATTTGGTTTTATCCATGTAGTTAACAACGACTACACTCATTGGGAAATGTATGCCATTGGTGGTAGCAAGCATCCTACAATTATTAGTGAGGGCAACCGATTCGTAGCCCCAGACAGCAAAGATGCTAAACAG ATAACAAAGAGGGAATACTCACTTGAGCCAGAGTGGAAAAAATGGCAATGGAGATCAATCAAGGATGAGGTAATTAATGGAGCTTTTTTCATAGAAAGTGGGCCAGATCTAACCAACAGACCCTTCACAAGGAAGGACATGATATCCTCCAGGCCTGGCACATATGTGGGAAGGCTCACTCGCCATGCTGGAAGCCTTAGATGCATTGTGGGCAAGCCTTGTTAG